The following nucleotide sequence is from Aedes aegypti strain LVP_AGWG chromosome 3, AaegL5.0 Primary Assembly, whole genome shotgun sequence.
gcGAACTGAAATAAATATTAACGGTTTCCTGTGCTCTGAATTGCCAAAATCGTATCagtaaaatgattgtggtgatgTTTCATCCAAAATTTATTCTACCAACTTCAACAGGGATGCACTAATCGCCAATGTAGAACAGTTCCACCATTGCCTTTTAGCTTTTAGCCTTTTAGATCACAAATAGACTGGCAAtaagttctagttttttttttctagtaaaagtaatattaaatactagtggtcccgtcaaacttcgttttgccatcaagtaggctgctgaaaaatggcatgcaataTCCCGTACAAAACAACAGAttagttttcagttgtttttcagagaattttccaaatcgattccttcactcaaacacgtcggaacacttgatcaatgcaacagtgaaataatGATGTAAGATGTAATCATTGTTTGAAGTATCTTAcgttccatacaaattattttttattttcaaacaaaaaaaggaGAAGTTTCTGCAACTCtacgtattcaactaatcacaaattccaattgttgctaggacgtggcgaGAGCAACTCTACCATTTGTCGtaggtgctcaacattaacataatGCCAAAAATTCAACTCCGAggctattgaaaagcatttaaattgCTTCCAAATAAGTATTTAGCTTATATTTGaacatattaaaaattaaaaaaaaaaaaacaatttttgtgtgttgataaaaacagaaaaatatgtTAACGAAATctaaacgtgacaaaatcgaaacgtgataaaaacggaacatacctgtaataTCTAAAATAAAGTTTCAGTGTCAACAGTATACTGCCTAtagacggattccatgtcaaatcggtcagtcacagaactcgaccatcttcgatttggattaaattttgcacatattttaggtatggtagaataagtattttccatagaaaaattgatcattttgactcaagtgtaacttttgaaaatggcctataattttttgcatgcaacttatttgaaaaattctaactccgaaactgttgattttagagaaaaatgttctatgaagaagttgtagtgaaccgtttggactataagaaaaaaatatacactgaaaaaatattttattaattttcatagaaaaatcaaaaataaaacttaaattttaaattacacaaaaaccccatttttaatattttttaaattttcaccatagaatcttgatagtaaaaagatgtttatcataaagtttcatgatggagaaatttttaataaaaaagtttttctaagaacaactttaggtcgattttcaaaatttggattttttgttaaaattaatacgttctgatgatacagtaagcatcttgaaatgattctaagtcATAATAATTACATGAAAAATTTCTCTATAAGTAGTCACTTCGAATtatatgcaaaaaatattgtttaaagatTAGAATaggccatttaaaaaaaaaaaaaagacaatttacaccgtcttcagccagaggctgcacagactgaacataactaacattagacaacggacacacggaacgaccagtggaccaatgaagaatttttcgtttgacgaaaagttttctccgactggggcgggaatcgaacccacactccgtagcacaatacgcctaaacgactgacgccgctaaccgcacggctacgaagcccacaaataagtattttcataagttattcgtgtttctccattgataataatacgttttcgagagtaaagaccatatttctttccacttacttatattccttgatggagaatcacgaataactaatgaaaatggcctattttaatatttaaataatattttttgcattaaaatcgatttaattcgaaaatggctagttctagagaaattattcgtataatcattatggcttagaatcatttcaagatgcttactgtatcatcaaaacgtatttattttgacaaaaaaaatcaaaatttttaaaatcgtcCAATAgttgtttttagaaaaacttttttattaaagatTTCTCCATTATGAAAGTTTgtctcaaacatctgtttactatcaagattctatggtgaaaatttaaaaaatattaaaaatggtgtttttgtgtaatttaaaatttaagttttattttttaatttttcatgaaaaaataaaatattttttcagtgtatatttttgtcttatagtccaaacggttcactacaactttttcatagaacatttttctctaaaatcaacagtttcggagtgggaatttttcaaataagttgcatgcaaaaatttataggtcattttcaaaagttacacttgagtcaaaatgctcaatttttctatggaaaacgcttattctaccataccaaaaacatgtgtgaAATTGAATCCAAATCGACGACTATCGagatcgatttttatttttttcgactcattctggatggaattcgtctataGGCACTGAATGAAatgatcaaaataataaaaataataaacgcTCGACAACTGCCAATCAACGTTATTTTCATGAATCCTACACTTTACAAAGCCAAATACCGCACCCCAAATTTACTCTCACGCACACTTGTCCAGCAACAACTCATTCAAATCATCATCAATCAGCCTGCTTCGTTCGTCCCGCGGAGCGGATCCGCCGAGAGATTCTGACCTTGACTAGGGACATATTCCGACCATCAATGACGCAACAGGTTTATGTTTGCGCGTCGGTAATCAAGCCAACTCTTCAAGCCTGAAACAGGTTGACGGGACGGGACGCGAAGCCATAGgtttacaaacaaataaaatcgcTGTTTGATCTTGGACAGCGTATCCATGTATGGAAATGGTACTTCATACTTGGTCAGATAACGGAAGCGGTTCAAACTGGTTCTACAGTGGGAGGGTGAGTTTGGCAATCCTCGAAAAATAGGCTAACGGACGGACTTCGTCAGTCGATTGCTGAACGCGATAGAAGTGACAGTGAATTCCGAGTGAGTAGCTTTTTAGGAATTGTAAACTTTCGATTACAAACGGCAGAGCAGTCGCATGTAAAAAACTTATCAGCGCCTCCTTTGTTTGCCTGTTAACTGGTTTGGAGTGTTTGCTTCGACCATTAGTCATCGCCTCCAATGTGTACAATCTAATCAACGCCTACCGCAGTCACTGTCTgtttgagataaaccgaaaacaAACCTAAAGAATCGTCTTCTCCGCAGTCGTATTTGAACCGTAGAGCGGGATCGACACGATAAAAGAAATGGTTGAAGTGGATTTGTACGTGGCTTTGGCCGTCGGCGCCATAGTCGTACTGCTGTACCACTATGCAGCGAAGAAGTACGAGTACTTCCTGACGAAACCGATTCCGGCCTTGAAGCCGACGATGTTGTTCGGGAACACCGGTCCGATGATGTTCCGCCAGCGGGATGTGAGCTCGCACTTGAAGATGCTGTACAATACGTACGAGGGATCCAAGTGAGTTTGACGGTGCGTAGATTTTGCGTTGAGCAATCGACTGAAAGCCTGTTGTTTCCTGTAGGATGATCGGGTTCTACGATCTGATGAAGCCGATCTACATGCTTCGCGATCCGGAGGTGATCAAGCAGATCGCAGTCAAGGACTTTGACTACTTCATGGATCACACGCCGACGATGACCAATAGCAACCCGGAGGACGAGGTCGGAGGAGATAGTCTGTTCGGAAACTCGTTGTTTGCGCTACGGGGACAGAAGTGGAGGGATATGAGGGCGACATTGAGTCCGGCCTTCACCGGAAGCAAGATGCGACATATGTTTGAGTTGGTGGCGGATTGTGCGAAGTCTATGGCGGAGTTTTTCAAGGCAGAAGCCGCAGCGGGAAAGACTCTGGAGTATGAAATGAAGGATACGTTCTCGAGGTTCGGGAATGATGTGATCGCTACGGTGGCTTTCGGTATCAAGGTGGATTCGTTGCGGGATCGGGACAATGAGTTTTATTTGAAGGGCAAAGCTATGTTGAACTTCCAATCGCTATCGGTGTTGGTGAAAGTTCTGTTTCTGCGCGCTTTTCCGAAATTGTCTCAAAAACTTGGATTGGATTTCGTGGATTCTACCTTGACGGAGTATTTCAAGCAAATGATCGTGGATAACATGAAACAGAGAGATGCACATGGGATAATGCGCAACGACATGATCCAGATGCTGATGGAAGTTCGAAAGGGTTCGTTGAGGCATCAGAAAGACGAAAAGGAGACGAAGGACGCTGGGTTTGCCACGGTTGAAGAGTCGAATGTTGGAAAGTCGAATATCAACCGGGTGTGGACGGAGAACGAGCTTATTTCTCAGTGTTTCTTGTTCTTCGTGGCAGGATTCGACACGGTGTCAACCTGCATGACTTTCCTAACCTATGAGCTTATGCTGAACCAAAACATACAGCAACGTCTGTACGACGAAGTGTTGGAAACGGAAAAATCACTGAACGGTAAACCGTTGACGTATGAGGTGCTACAGAAGATGGAATATATGGATATGGTCGTCTCGGAAGCTCTGCGCAAGTGGCCTCCAGCAGTAATCTCCGATCGGTTCTGTGTGAAAAACTACATGTACGATGACGGACAAGGAACACGCTTCCTCGTGGAGAAGGGTCAAACTATGTGGATTCCGACGATTGCCATCCACTCCGATCCCAAGTATTACGAGAATCCGGAAAAGTTCGACCCGGAACGGTTCAACGAGGAGAACCGTTCGAAGATCGACACCGGAGCCTATCTGCCGTTCGGCGTAGGTCCACGAAACTGTATCGGGTCCCGGTTGGCACTGATGGAAGTGAAAGTGATCATCTACAATTTGCTGAAAGATTTCAGCTTGGTGTCGTCCGAGAAGACACAGATCCCGTtgaaaatgtccaagaatttctttGTCCTGCAAgcggagaacggtgtgtggcttGAGCTGAAGCCCAGGAAGCGTTGAGCAATGATAATAAATGTATAAACGAATTTGATAAGCTTAGGATTTTCATTTTTATCACATTCTTTCATTCTTATCTAGGTTAAATTTTGACCCCACGGTTTCACAGTTATCTTATCGTGGTCTAATATATACTATTCCTTCGCAAACAAGTCTCAGTTGTTAAAGAAATGCTGCAAGTACACATGTTTCTGGCTGCAACCGTTGTGTTGTTGCTATAGTACTCCTACTCCATCACTACATAGCGAAACATATACGAATATTCCTTATCGAAGCCGATATCGTGTGCTAAACCGACCTTCCTCGTGGGAAGAAACTGGTCGACCTCACTTTGCAAGGCCGATATGACCTTACACTTCAAGAAGATATGCGTATTCTTCCCGGACGCTTCGTAAGTTTTCATGCATACCTAGACGCATTTTTCTGGAGGGGAACTAGGGGGGCCTAACAACTTCTTTTTTTTAACAGAAGTAATGTCAGTCgcaatattcatgattttcacaaatttcgtagttagGTGATATTTAGTTTATTTAAGCTTTCAGAGCTTaccaaaaaaaatatcgaagaaTCTCCACCGAGAATGCGTTAGAGATTCTTCTAAACATTTCTCCAGGTAGGTTTTTAAAGTACTTATTCCATATAAATAGCAATAATCAGTTTAAAATATCATCCAGTTGTTCGATAATAATTTGCTTAGGATTTTCTTGAATCACTTAAGATTCATCTAAGAAATTCTAGGAGACTCACCACAATTATCTTCAAGGTTaggttttttttacataaactCTACAAAAAGTGCACCAACAGCTTTCCCAACTTGTGACCTTTGAAGCTCTTCTAAAGTTTCTCTTTAGATTCCTTCAACAAATATTCCAGAAAGTCTCTCAGAAATGCTTCAAGTATTGCTTGGTGAATTCGCAGCAAATTATCCAAGACTTTCTGCAAAATAAACATTGAAATATtctttcatgaattactctaaggattcctcccaATATTCTACAAGATTTTCATAAGCAATTAAACAGGATGAAAGATTTCTCAGTGAAGTTCCCTCCGAtccatctgttttttttttcgcagaaAATTCTCTAAGTGTTGCtttagatttctctaaaaaacaATTTGATGTTACTTCctgcattccttcaaaactctctcgaaaaaatgttttttaatttcttcaaaaccgCCTACTTGACAATATTAAGAAATTAAAACATGTATATACAGTTTCGAGCGGGATACATTTAAAGGTTCTTTTAACAACTCTTCCGTGAAAATATATCGctcagggatttttttcagagatttataTTGTTATTTCCTTTGCGATGTCGTCCTAGGattattccgaaaaaaaaaaccagatctcaatccaatcaatttccaaagatttctttctTTAAAAAGCACTAGggttttctaagatttttttcaacagatttactAAAGGATTTTACAATTGATTCTTGAATCAAAAATTCCATCAGGTATTCATTACGGTCCCAGAAATTACTAAGTTATTTTTCCGAATATTTATTCCGTATATTAcatccataaataacatctataAATCTATCAACTCTCTATTTCAGGTTCAAAAGCTACTCCAGGAACATCTCAATATAACTTTTAGAGATGTTTTTACAAATTACTTTACCAATCACTCCATATCCATATCtattttttatcagatttctagagtaacacatacagaaaaaaaaacttaataactcggaaaaaaaagaagaatttctgaaaatttttgacgaaattctGGACGATATAcctcacagaaaaaaataagcgtttcttttagaatttaCTGCAAAAAATCTTGTTAGCTTTCCATCGttttttacttcaatttttACTGAAGGTATGTGTATCAAATAtcttagaaaatgttttgcatgcaTTCCGAAGTTTAATCATAGAATCGTCAAAGAAATGAAGTAGAAACCACTTTTTTTCttacttccagaaattccaaaataaaaaacttGTTTGGGGGggctattttttattattagggTAGAATTGTAGAAAGTAAACGCAaaaatattgccggtatttttaagaacattaccaaACATATCTCATGGTAAAACTCGCGATGTAGGATTTTACTGAATTTAAATATTGGAGGGAAATTTGAATTACTTTGAAAAGCTGTTGGGGAATTCCTAATATACCTTAGCTTGATAGACTTGATGGACTCaattgtgcatttttttttaaattctagaATTTACCTTTTATCTTTATATTCGTCGAAGTGTTGCTTTTTGGATTATGAAAAGATTCTTAAACGAAGTTTCTCAAGAGAGCGTCATGCGAGAAAAAGCGAAATATTGAAACAGGAATCAAAGAAACAATAGATAGACTACGGAATCACGTATAATAATTGATTATTGAAAATCCTCTCTCTATTATTACAGAATACATTAAACCTCTctaacaaattgaaaaaaaaaaacaaatttcccaAGAAGTTCCATTTGAATCTgatttagaaattatccttgaaatctagcaAAATTTGGAAAGCAAAAGTATTGctgggatttttcaacaaaaagcaTCTGAaaattcgaaggcaagagacattttgaaaaacactTTTCATAGATAATTCTTGTATAATCCGAGGATTTGAAGcagaatgagcatgagcattgatgaccgtacaaatcGTAGTTTCTACTCCgcgattgaccagaataatcagaATTGCACTAGGagcactaagctcttacggtgaatttcaccgtaatctcaacagctgaacagttcggtgaaataaaacaccgtaatttcgtaggaattttacggattccggtgattttttaccgaatactgtgaaaatttaccgtactccgtcaatttattttaccgaaccgttcagctgttgaaatttcacaggaatccgtaaaaataTTTAAGTGTGAACCAACAGACGGAGCTTGGGAGTAACGTACCGTTTTCAGAGTACAGTTTCGACAATTCCaaacattataaagtcaataacggcaccggccacgtccttacggtcatcggggaagaaaaggaatgttagtgtgacattcaTTGTTACTTAGGACCGAGTatgcctctgcatcttcatgacgggaaggagtttttgttagtgggaaggaGTGAGAAGTTACACAATATGAATTCACCTTGGTATGTGATGTGATTAATGTAGCTTCAATTTAAACTCATCTATGCCGGTAAATGAAGACTGAACATAAGATATGTCGACACCtctggtgacgaaccattcatacattttgcaaaTACAAAAGAGGACATGTTTGGGAGGAATATTAGTATGTTATCCATTATTACTAAAGATCGAGAATACCTAAGCATCTCCATCACATATTCCAGAATCATTTTGTGAACAGAAAGTAGACATAGAGGGAATAGTTGTCCTCAAGAAGGAATTCACGTTGAATATAAGAACAAATTGTACAATATTCTTGGactaatttctaaaagaattgtaGCAAAAGCTCTGAAGCTACCTCTCGGTataccttgaggaatttgattaaaaCTCTGACTAAAACTCTTCCAGAAATATCAAAAAGTGACTTCAATCATTTTGCTATATGtaggaaattaatcaaatattttttggaatttctcaacaatttaaaacataacagTCTTCTTAAATGAACATCGAACACGTTGGTTCAGATGGTTTCGTATTTTCCTTGTACTTTATTCTCGTGTTCAAGCCAAAACCCTAGAACCTGAACCTACTtaaacccaaacatgtgtaaGGTTGCATCCGAGGTTGAGAACGATAGCATAAAACAGACAGACAGAAAACAGTTGAAATACACGtttatcaatttctacttatcgtgCCTTGTTGTATGATATAGTCAAATGTTACCTTAAATATGCTAAATGTTACCTTAAATAATGATCTCAATTGATCTGTCTAagtaaaacatttattcaagcctCAAGTTTCTTGCGATTTCCACCAAAATATGCAATATATGAccgtagaaatttatccacgaGATTTTCAATCGTTCTCGGTCTGTCTGCTGTGTGCCATTATTTGCACCAAAGTTTGAACCGAGGTTTCAACCGAAGTACACATTGGCCTGGGACacagttatatgaaaaatttagactCTCGCTCCAGTTCAcattttggattgcatttaggtcacataaaaactgtgcaaaatttcagctcgatcagtGAAACTATATTTGCGCGCCAGCTGTTTAAAATttatatgggatttactatgggaaaacattCTTTTGCAAAGAAACATTGCCAGAGTTCGCTCATTGCCCTCTATAAAAAtactgaacacagacctcgataggtatttctacgatgaacataaaattaccctaaaaaaatctaatggtTTTCCTAAGGATTGCTTCAAACAGGAATTAGTCCACAGATGTATCAGAGATATTTCAGGACTTTATCTTATGCTTCCTTCAGGGTTTACTATCATTTATCCATGAATGCCTCTTAGAACACCAAAACTTCCTCTGCAGAATTCGtaggatttttttagaactaCTGCTATTATCTCTTGGGAAGTTAAAAGAAATGCTCCTGAGGAATTTATTCTCACTATTTTAgaaaagtttcttaaaatatccGTGAAGACATCTGATACGACAAATATTTGTAGGAATATTGGCaatctgaaaaaatcttatCCTTCCtcaaatctatgaaaaaaaatgataaattatttgTATGAGTTAGAATTTCAtaaagaatctctagagaaatgcCTCAGAAAAGAACTCggtgaaagatttttttcatagaaataacggatttttttttggcaGAGCCCAAGCAAAATTACCAAGAGTAatgttttgagaaatgtttttttttgtatttttaggtgaaattaag
It contains:
- the LOC5564750 gene encoding probable cytochrome P450 9f2, which encodes MVEVDLYVALAVGAIVVLLYHYAAKKYEYFLTKPIPALKPTMLFGNTGPMMFRQRDVSSHLKMLYNTYEGSKMIGFYDLMKPIYMLRDPEVIKQIAVKDFDYFMDHTPTMTNSNPEDEVGGDSLFGNSLFALRGQKWRDMRATLSPAFTGSKMRHMFELVADCAKSMAEFFKAEAAAGKTLEYEMKDTFSRFGNDVIATVAFGIKVDSLRDRDNEFYLKGKAMLNFQSLSVLVKVLFLRAFPKLSQKLGLDFVDSTLTEYFKQMIVDNMKQRDAHGIMRNDMIQMLMEVRKGSLRHQKDEKETKDAGFATVEESNVGKSNINRVWTENELISQCFLFFVAGFDTVSTCMTFLTYELMLNQNIQQRLYDEVLETEKSLNGKPLTYEVLQKMEYMDMVVSEALRKWPPAVISDRFCVKNYMYDDGQGTRFLVEKGQTMWIPTIAIHSDPKYYENPEKFDPERFNEENRSKIDTGAYLPFGVGPRNCIGSRLALMEVKVIIYNLLKDFSLVSSEKTQIPLKMSKNFFVLQAENGVWLELKPRKR